In a single window of the Lynx canadensis isolate LIC74 chromosome E2, mLynCan4.pri.v2, whole genome shotgun sequence genome:
- the PGLYRP1 gene encoding peptidoglycan recognition protein 1 has translation MSRRCALLTWALLALLGLGLGAPGEEAPGSCCPIVPRREWKAPASNCGEKLQHPVRYVVVSHTAGSHCDGPASCLKQVQNLHSYHSRTLNWCDVGYNFLIGEDGLVYEGRGWDIKGDHTGVTWNPMSIGISFMGNYMERSPPPRALRAAQSLLACGVAQGALSPTYEVKGHRDVQRTLSPGDQLYEIIRTWPHYHE, from the exons ATGTCCCGCCGCTGCGCGCTGCTCACCTGGGCCCTCCTCGCTCTCCTCGGCCTcggcctcggggcgcctggagAAGAAGCCCCAGGCTCCTGCTGCCCCATAGTGCCCCGGAGGGAATGGAAGGCCCCGGCGTCCAACTGCGGGGAGAAGCTACAACACCCCGTGCGCTACGTGGTGGTGTCGCACACCGCGGGCAGCCACTGCGACGGCCCGGCCTCGTGCCTGAAGCAGGTGCAGAACCTGCATAGCTACCATTCGCGGACGCTGAACTGGTGTGACGTGGGCTACAA CTTCCTGATTGGAGAAGATGGGCTCGTGTATGAGGGCCGGGGCTGGGACATCAAGGGCGACCACACGGGTGTCACCTGGAACCCCATGTCCATTGGCATCTCCTTCATGGGTAACTATATGG agcggtcacccccaccccgggccctcAGGGCCGCCCAGAGTCTGCTGGCTTGCGGTGTGGCTCAGGGAGCCCTGAGCCCCACATACGAGGTCAAAGGACACCGGGATGTGCAGCGGACGCTCTCTCCAGGGGACCAACTCTATGAAATCATCCGGACTTGGCCACACTACCACGAGTGA